The following coding sequences are from one Burkholderia stabilis window:
- a CDS encoding LysR family transcriptional regulator, with the protein MDYIDKLRIFRSVVEMRSFTRAADMHGLARPVVSRAVADLEARFGSRLLHRTTRQVSLTETAERIYERCAAVLDELDALEVQAQAQTREPEGLLRLVAHTTAALNRLVPLIAGFKSAHPKVRLDVTLTERPVDLVGEGYDIGIVVPYMLTSESTVVRLVERIPVVIVATPAYLSAHTRPETPADLADHPFVPISPSLRRPALSFRVDGNTLTVPFRFDISSNSPVFNREMVMHDFGIGVVPRTLVEAELASGALVQLLEGADLVDAFVEIKLAYANRALLPAKVKAFIDYTAAYCDREGWIVPAAA; encoded by the coding sequence ATGGACTACATCGACAAGCTGCGGATTTTCCGGTCGGTGGTGGAGATGCGCAGCTTCACGCGCGCCGCCGACATGCACGGCCTCGCGCGGCCCGTCGTGTCGCGTGCGGTCGCGGATCTGGAAGCGCGCTTCGGCAGCCGGCTGCTGCACCGGACCACGCGCCAGGTGTCGCTGACCGAAACGGCCGAGCGCATCTACGAGCGCTGCGCGGCCGTGCTGGACGAGCTCGACGCGCTCGAAGTGCAAGCGCAGGCGCAGACGCGCGAGCCCGAAGGCCTGCTGCGCCTCGTCGCGCACACGACGGCCGCCCTCAACCGGCTCGTGCCGCTGATCGCCGGCTTCAAGTCCGCGCATCCGAAAGTGCGCCTCGACGTCACGCTGACCGAACGCCCGGTCGATCTCGTCGGCGAAGGCTACGACATCGGCATCGTCGTGCCGTACATGCTGACGAGCGAATCGACCGTCGTGCGGCTGGTCGAGCGCATTCCGGTCGTGATCGTCGCGACGCCCGCGTATCTGAGCGCACATACGCGCCCCGAGACGCCGGCCGACCTCGCCGATCATCCGTTCGTGCCGATATCGCCGTCGCTGCGCCGGCCCGCGCTGTCGTTCCGCGTCGACGGCAACACGCTGACCGTGCCGTTTCGCTTCGACATCTCGTCGAACAGCCCCGTTTTCAACCGCGAAATGGTGATGCACGACTTCGGCATCGGCGTCGTGCCGAGAACGCTCGTCGAAGCCGAACTCGCATCGGGCGCGCTCGTGCAGTTGCTGGAAGGCGCCGATCTCGTCGACGCGTTCGTCGAGATCAAGCTCGCGTACGCGAACCGCGCGCTGCTGCCCGCCAAGGTCAAGGCGTTCATCGACTACACGGCCGCCTATTGCGACCGCGAAGGCTGGATCGTGCCGGCGGCGGCCTGA
- a CDS encoding MarR family winged helix-turn-helix transcriptional regulator — MNDNPIAQACNCLALRQAARFVTQLYERHLATVGVTPAQFSIMANLAHRPGLLMSELAETLVMDRTTLLRALKPLQRDGFVATAASEHDARAHALSLTKLGEHTYAQAKIAWQAAQDEFETQFGQGRAKALRDELFSLTAQR; from the coding sequence ATGAACGACAACCCGATTGCCCAAGCGTGCAATTGCCTCGCGCTGCGTCAGGCAGCACGATTCGTCACGCAACTGTACGAGCGCCATCTGGCCACGGTCGGCGTCACGCCAGCGCAGTTTTCGATCATGGCGAACCTGGCGCACCGGCCCGGCCTGCTGATGAGCGAACTCGCCGAGACGCTCGTGATGGACCGCACGACGCTGCTGCGCGCGCTGAAGCCGCTGCAACGCGACGGTTTCGTCGCGACGGCCGCGTCCGAACACGATGCGCGCGCGCATGCGCTGAGCCTCACGAAGCTCGGCGAGCACACCTATGCACAGGCGAAAATCGCGTGGCAGGCCGCACAGGACGAATTCGAGACGCAGTTCGGCCAGGGGCGCGCGAAGGCGCTGCGCGACGAGCTGTTCAGCTTGACGGCGCAGCGCTAG
- a CDS encoding aconitase X has translation MLQLSDRDGAMLRGDFGEGVARAMRIVARTAQVMSAPHLIDITSAHIDGCLYHGQTSLDFVEYFVDTGAKVAVPTTLNVGSLDLIHPELYHGDRTIQRDAQRLMDAHLQLGCESSFTCAPYQLKSRPAKGEQIAWAESNAIVFANSVLGARTSRYGDFLDLAAAITGRAPYAGLHVEANRAARIVFNAPDFSRLPSRDIYFAALGLLVGKIAGAVVPAIVGLPADTTEDELKALGAAAASSGAVALFHAVGVTPEAPTLDAALHGRAAQRTVDVAMADLDEIRRTLNHGAAGDALVAVALGTPHFSLAEFRTLDALLDAFDGKPACDFYVNTSRFILWELDEAGLASKFAARGIQIVVDTCTYITPVMKQLSGLVMTNSGKWASYAPANIGVTVAYGSMRECVRSAYEGKVRFDD, from the coding sequence ATGCTGCAGTTGAGCGACCGCGACGGCGCGATGTTGCGGGGAGATTTCGGCGAGGGCGTCGCGCGCGCGATGCGGATCGTCGCGCGTACGGCGCAAGTGATGTCCGCGCCGCATTTGATCGACATTACGTCCGCGCATATCGACGGCTGTCTTTATCACGGGCAGACCAGTCTCGATTTCGTCGAGTACTTCGTCGATACCGGCGCGAAGGTCGCGGTGCCGACCACGCTGAACGTCGGGTCGCTCGACCTGATCCATCCCGAGCTGTACCACGGCGACCGCACGATCCAGCGCGACGCGCAGCGCCTGATGGACGCGCATCTGCAACTCGGCTGCGAATCGAGCTTCACGTGCGCGCCGTACCAGTTGAAGAGCCGTCCCGCGAAAGGCGAACAGATTGCGTGGGCCGAATCCAATGCGATCGTGTTCGCGAACTCGGTGCTCGGCGCGCGCACGAGCCGGTACGGCGATTTTCTCGATCTGGCCGCCGCGATCACCGGGCGCGCGCCATATGCGGGGCTGCACGTCGAAGCGAACCGCGCCGCGCGGATCGTGTTCAACGCGCCGGATTTCAGCCGCCTGCCGTCGCGCGACATCTATTTCGCGGCACTGGGTTTGCTGGTTGGCAAGATCGCGGGCGCGGTCGTGCCGGCGATCGTCGGGCTGCCGGCGGACACCACCGAAGACGAGCTCAAGGCGCTCGGCGCGGCCGCCGCATCGAGCGGGGCCGTTGCGCTGTTCCATGCGGTCGGCGTGACGCCCGAAGCGCCGACGCTCGATGCCGCATTGCACGGACGCGCGGCGCAGCGCACGGTCGATGTCGCGATGGCCGATCTCGACGAGATTCGCCGCACGCTGAACCACGGCGCGGCCGGCGACGCACTCGTCGCGGTGGCGCTCGGCACGCCGCATTTCTCGCTGGCCGAATTCCGCACGCTCGACGCGCTGCTCGACGCATTCGACGGCAAGCCGGCGTGCGATTTCTACGTGAACACGAGCCGGTTCATCCTGTGGGAACTCGATGAAGCCGGCCTCGCGAGCAAATTCGCCGCGCGCGGCATCCAGATCGTCGTCGATACCTGCACGTACATCACGCCCGTGATGAAGCAGTTGTCGGGGCTGGTGATGACCAATTCGGGGAAGTGGGCATCGTATGCGCCCGCGAACATCGGTGTCACGGTGGCGTACGGCAGCATGCGCGAATGCGTGCGATCGGCGTACGAAGGAAAGGTGCGATTCGATGACTGA
- a CDS encoding aconitase X swivel domain-containing protein has protein sequence MTEATGKQLTGDTLVPGSVCARAFVLDKPLSFWGGYDSGAGKIVDRGHPQAGASLAGKVMVMPHAKGSSSSSSVLAEAVRNGTGPVGIVLKERDLIISIGAIVAAELYAIAVPVVCVTDDVYDAIVAATGDVRIDAGDGDGGARIYVDR, from the coding sequence ATGACTGAGGCGACGGGCAAGCAACTGACGGGCGACACGCTCGTGCCGGGCAGCGTGTGTGCGCGCGCGTTCGTGCTCGACAAGCCGCTCAGCTTCTGGGGCGGCTACGACTCGGGCGCGGGAAAGATCGTCGATCGCGGGCATCCGCAGGCCGGCGCGAGTCTCGCCGGCAAGGTGATGGTGATGCCGCACGCGAAGGGGTCGAGCTCGAGCAGCAGCGTGCTCGCGGAAGCCGTACGCAACGGCACGGGGCCGGTCGGGATCGTGCTGAAGGAGCGCGACCTGATCATCTCGATCGGCGCGATCGTCGCGGCCGAGCTGTATGCGATCGCGGTGCCGGTCGTGTGCGTGACCGATGACGTCTACGACGCGATCGTCGCCGCCACGGGCGACGTGCGGATCGACGCGGGCGACGGGGACGGCGGCGCGCGGATCTACGTCGATCGCTGA